Proteins encoded together in one Sulfuricurvum sp. window:
- a CDS encoding DUF3530 family protein has protein sequence MRRLSLLSILLPMYMFAASIPEKALYLQGQSDKGIILAHGKGMNPDFKVVKPLRLALNKDIGFHTLSLQMPNQYEGYEEYEKEQPKVDAMIDQAIEFLHSKGVKTIYLMGHSLGAGMTSSYLVSHPNAPIAGYIAIGCRGNKSKLISCTDNMPKIKIKTLDIWGRGNSEDENFAVLRAPLVAEHYQQYGVEGADHLLDGSMEFVVEDVEGWLEQ, from the coding sequence ATGCGTCGTCTTTCCCTGTTATCGATTTTACTTCCGATGTATATGTTCGCCGCTTCAATCCCTGAAAAAGCCCTTTATCTCCAAGGTCAAAGCGATAAAGGGATCATTTTGGCACACGGTAAAGGGATGAACCCTGATTTTAAAGTCGTTAAGCCTCTGCGCTTGGCGCTCAATAAAGACATCGGTTTTCATACCTTATCGCTGCAAATGCCCAATCAATACGAAGGGTATGAAGAGTATGAGAAAGAGCAGCCGAAAGTCGATGCGATGATCGATCAGGCGATCGAGTTTTTACACAGTAAAGGGGTCAAAACGATCTATTTGATGGGGCATTCGCTGGGTGCGGGGATGACCAGCAGTTATCTGGTTTCTCATCCCAATGCTCCGATCGCGGGTTATATCGCTATTGGGTGCCGTGGAAATAAGAGCAAGCTGATTTCGTGTACCGACAACATGCCGAAAATTAAGATCAAAACACTCGATATCTGGGGCAGAGGCAACAGCGAAGATGAAAATTTTGCTGTACTGCGTGCGCCGCTTGTCGCAGAACATTATCAACAGTACGGTGTCGAAGGTGCGGATCATCTCTTGGACGGATCGATGGAATTTGTCGTTGAGGACGTTGAAGGGTGGTTGGAGCAGTAG
- a CDS encoding diguanylate cyclase, translated as MDIDKRFHIIKYYPLFLLILMAAYIAANKFSLAFTTMSEGMSIVWFQNGILLAAFLLRPVREWIWIALSIITAEVIADSSVFTPLQAFWFAMINLGETMLSAYLMQRLCTTHQSFNNIRFVLLFIVIALAINPSFSALFVELFYNTQIDVLDDFIASWRIRFFGDSLGILFLTPFILSWLEYPKKFLFTQHLYESIFTDTATIALAFSLFSIGFTPSVLPTTPMIFVLITLWIVYRNGLRSGMTMGMIISMIAIYYTIHHQGPFSVFTPVQNTLYIQEFIAALMTSTLFFGVLLRQVNETNDLLLQSNNALESLAQNLESEIQKKTAELQKANEMLMQLAITDPLTHIYNRRYLEENATREIAHAARYRTPLSLILFDIDFFKVINDTYGHQSGDNVLICITQSVKTRIRKDDIFARIGGEEFVLLLPSISVEQAVILAEEIKESIASLVIPSINGSVSCTVSLGVSEFQPQFKSFSEFLNDADQKLYRAKESGRNTVIWE; from the coding sequence ATGGATATCGATAAACGTTTCCATATAATTAAATACTATCCGCTCTTTCTCCTCATTTTGATGGCTGCTTATATTGCTGCAAATAAGTTTAGCCTTGCCTTTACTACCATGAGTGAGGGGATGTCGATCGTTTGGTTCCAAAACGGTATCTTATTAGCGGCTTTTCTCCTGCGCCCTGTACGAGAATGGATATGGATTGCATTATCGATCATTACAGCTGAAGTCATTGCCGACAGTTCCGTTTTTACTCCTCTTCAGGCATTTTGGTTTGCGATGATCAATCTCGGAGAAACCATGCTCTCCGCCTATCTTATGCAACGCCTTTGTACGACGCATCAAAGTTTCAACAATATCCGTTTTGTCCTTTTGTTCATCGTTATCGCCCTTGCAATCAACCCATCGTTCAGCGCACTCTTCGTAGAGCTTTTCTATAACACTCAAATCGACGTACTGGATGACTTTATAGCTTCTTGGCGAATCCGGTTTTTCGGCGATTCACTCGGTATACTATTCCTAACCCCTTTTATCCTTTCTTGGTTGGAATACCCGAAAAAATTTCTTTTCACTCAGCATCTTTACGAATCCATTTTTACCGATACCGCGACTATTGCCCTTGCGTTTTCCCTTTTTTCGATCGGATTTACCCCGAGTGTCCTACCCACAACCCCCATGATTTTTGTTTTGATTACCCTATGGATCGTCTATCGTAACGGACTCCGTTCAGGGATGACGATGGGGATGATCATCAGTATGATCGCTATTTATTACACCATTCACCATCAGGGTCCGTTCTCGGTTTTTACCCCCGTACAGAATACGCTCTACATACAGGAATTTATCGCGGCACTTATGACATCAACCCTCTTTTTCGGAGTTTTGCTCCGTCAGGTCAATGAAACGAACGATTTGCTTTTGCAATCGAACAATGCATTGGAGTCATTGGCCCAAAATCTTGAGAGCGAAATACAAAAGAAAACGGCAGAACTTCAAAAAGCGAATGAGATGCTGATGCAGTTGGCCATTACCGATCCGCTCACCCACATTTACAACCGGCGCTATCTCGAAGAGAATGCAACGAGGGAAATCGCCCATGCCGCACGATATAGGACTCCGTTATCGTTAATCTTATTCGATATCGACTTTTTTAAAGTCATCAATGATACTTATGGCCATCAAAGCGGTGATAATGTTCTGATCTGCATTACCCAAAGCGTCAAAACACGCATTCGTAAAGATGACATTTTTGCCCGTATCGGGGGGGAAGAATTTGTCCTTTTACTGCCAAGTATCTCTGTTGAACAAGCGGTAATTTTAGCTGAAGAGATCAAAGAGAGCATTGCATCGTTGGTTATCCCGTCCATAAACGGATCGGTATCCTGCACCGTCAGTCTGGGTGTCTCTGAATTTCAGCCGCAGTTTAAAAGTTTTTCCGAATTCTTGAATGATGCAGACCAAAAATTATATCGGGCAAAAGAGAGCGGACGTAATACTGTAATCTGGGAATAA
- a CDS encoding HAMP domain-containing sensor histidine kinase: protein MLNIERKPLIQFVSVFVGLNTLFLLTLSILYYYYQKNIYFDIRQNSIRYYADKVDENIYSATSIQDIKDWMIGDPRFEVAILDDKKKVVYTSDKPFAIPFKLGVFEYNNHFYSIEPIDMEKLHRCRYLVIRADSIDKELAKTRKSIFIVLTFSIIFMTLVIYTLSKLFLRPLRVYISKLDRFIRDTTHELNTPLSIITMSVERLYEEGPDPKIDKHLGRITVALRTISHLYNDLTFLTLYQKTAYAVQSLDLAPILEERIHYFRPLADAKKITFELNIQPTFVKAHSEKLIRVLDNLLSNAIKYNKRSGHITVVLKNGLLSVSDTGIGIPKDKLNDIFLRYTRFDDANGGFGIGLNIVHMICQEYHFPITVESHLHEGTTFNIRFNTTP, encoded by the coding sequence TTGCTCAACATTGAACGCAAACCACTCATCCAGTTCGTATCGGTCTTTGTTGGCCTGAATACCCTGTTTTTATTGACCCTCTCGATCCTCTATTATTACTATCAAAAAAACATCTATTTCGATATACGCCAAAATTCAATACGCTATTATGCGGATAAAGTGGATGAAAACATCTACTCTGCCACTTCCATACAGGACATCAAAGACTGGATGATCGGCGATCCCCGTTTTGAAGTAGCCATCCTGGATGACAAAAAAAAAGTCGTCTATACGTCAGACAAACCTTTTGCAATCCCCTTTAAATTAGGCGTTTTCGAATATAACAATCACTTCTATTCTATAGAACCGATCGATATGGAAAAGCTCCACCGCTGCCGATATTTAGTCATCCGTGCCGATTCCATTGACAAAGAACTTGCCAAAACCCGTAAAAGTATTTTTATCGTATTGACCTTCTCAATCATCTTTATGACGCTTGTCATCTATACGCTCTCCAAACTTTTTCTTCGCCCGTTGCGCGTGTATATCAGTAAACTCGACCGTTTTATTCGGGATACGACCCACGAGCTCAATACGCCTCTCTCGATTATTACAATGAGTGTCGAACGTTTGTATGAAGAAGGACCCGATCCGAAAATCGACAAACATCTTGGGCGCATAACGGTTGCACTACGGACGATTTCGCATCTGTACAACGACCTGACGTTTCTGACACTCTATCAAAAAACTGCCTATGCCGTACAATCACTCGATCTTGCCCCCATACTCGAAGAACGCATCCATTATTTTCGTCCACTTGCCGATGCCAAAAAAATCACTTTTGAGTTGAATATTCAACCCACGTTTGTAAAAGCCCATTCGGAAAAACTGATTCGAGTTCTCGATAATCTCCTCTCCAATGCTATCAAATATAATAAACGCTCCGGACATATTACAGTCGTTTTAAAAAACGGCCTTTTATCCGTTAGCGATACAGGTATCGGAATACCCAAAGATAAACTAAACGATATTTTTTTACGCTATACCCGTTTTGATGATGCAAACGGAGGATTCGGAATCGGCCTCAATATCGTCCATATGATTTGTCAGGAATACCATTTTCCGATCACAGTTGAATCGCATCTTCATGAAGGGACAACCTTTAATATCCGATTCAATACAACTCCTTAA
- a CDS encoding response regulator transcription factor, producing the protein MQTNPISRQKILLLEDDETLSEIIQEFLEELGYEVVCVYDGFEAVDTAYDEAFDLYLLDIKVPLQNGFDVLKQLRHEGKENPAIFISSLSSIDDLSKAFDSGCDDFLRKPFELKELEIRIKSLMKRQFFHKSNDKITITKNIYFNPQLNRLYEDDKEVPLARKESKILKMLLTHPGEIISNEQFFSAAWDYDDDTKEESLRTHIKNLRKILGKETIVNIRGQGYYLAQH; encoded by the coding sequence ATGCAAACCAATCCAATATCGCGCCAAAAAATTTTATTGCTAGAAGACGATGAAACCCTCTCTGAAATCATTCAAGAGTTCCTTGAAGAACTCGGATATGAAGTCGTCTGTGTCTATGACGGTTTCGAAGCAGTGGATACCGCCTACGATGAAGCATTTGACCTCTACTTACTGGATATCAAAGTGCCGTTACAAAACGGTTTCGATGTATTAAAGCAACTCCGTCACGAGGGAAAAGAGAACCCTGCTATTTTTATCAGTTCCCTCTCAAGCATCGATGACCTTTCCAAAGCATTTGATTCGGGATGCGATGATTTTCTACGCAAACCTTTTGAGCTCAAAGAACTGGAAATCAGGATCAAATCGCTTATGAAGCGACAATTTTTCCATAAATCAAACGATAAAATCACCATTACAAAAAATATCTATTTTAACCCTCAGCTCAATCGGCTTTATGAAGATGATAAAGAGGTACCCCTAGCCAGAAAAGAGTCGAAAATACTCAAAATGCTCCTCACCCATCCCGGAGAAATAATCAGTAATGAGCAATTTTTTTCCGCCGCATGGGACTACGATGATGACACAAAAGAAGAAAGTCTGCGAACCCACATCAAGAATCTCCGCAAGATCTTAGGGAAAGAGACCATCGTCAATATACGGGGTCAGGGTTATTATCTTGCTCAACATTGA
- a CDS encoding TPM domain-containing protein has product MKQINESIKEQIKEAIESAERQSSCEFVAVITQKSGNYRIYAFFVAALSALLIPHLIFWLTDWFSIEKIFQLQITSFILLMILTQLSVVTNGLVPSAVKHRQAALVAQQSFRKFGLYRTSKRRAILFFVSIDEKYAEIITDIGIDAKISTETWQAVIEEFRQNLETKNVAQGYLEAIEACGAILKREFPAEAGDVDELPNELIIDQN; this is encoded by the coding sequence ATGAAGCAGATAAACGAGAGTATAAAAGAGCAGATCAAAGAAGCGATTGAGAGTGCCGAACGTCAAAGCTCGTGTGAGTTTGTCGCCGTGATTACTCAAAAAAGCGGTAATTATCGAATATACGCTTTTTTCGTTGCGGCACTTAGTGCATTGCTAATACCCCATTTGATTTTTTGGCTAACCGATTGGTTTAGTATTGAAAAAATATTTCAGTTGCAGATTACTTCCTTTATTCTATTGATGATCCTCACCCAATTATCCGTAGTCACAAATGGATTAGTTCCTTCGGCGGTCAAACATCGTCAAGCGGCATTGGTTGCACAGCAGAGTTTCCGAAAGTTCGGATTGTACCGGACGTCGAAGCGGCGGGCAATTTTGTTTTTTGTCTCCATCGATGAGAAATATGCCGAGATCATCACCGATATCGGAATCGATGCGAAAATATCAACTGAAACATGGCAAGCGGTTATCGAAGAGTTTCGTCAGAATTTAGAGACGAAAAATGTAGCACAAGGCTATTTGGAAGCGATCGAAGCGTGTGGTGCGATTTTGAAGAGAGAATTTCCGGCCGAAGCTGGAGATGTGGACGAGTTGCCGAACGAGCTGATTATCGATCAAAATTGA